In Halogranum gelatinilyticum, the DNA window GGCATCTACATCCGGTCGGACGGGACCGACAAGCCTGGCCGGTTCAAGATCCGCAGCCCGTGTTTCTCGAACCTGCAAACGCTTCCCGAGATGGCACAGGGCGAGTACGTCCCCGACCTCATCGCCGCGCTCGGCAGCCTCGACATCGTGCTCGGTGAGGTGGACCGGTGACGGGCGCGTTGCTCCAGTCACAGACCCCGCTCGTCGACACCATCGCCAATCTGCTCGGCATCGACGGGACGCTCGGAGCCATCGTCGCGAGCCTGATCGGCGCGTTCCTCATCGCCAACCTGCTGTTGGTGCAGACGGCAGTCGCCGGTCCGTGGGCGAAGCGGAAAATCACTGCCGCGTTCACCGACCGTATCGCGGTCAACCGGGTCGGCCCGTTCGGCCTGCTCGTCATCGTCGCCGACGCCGTCCGACTCCTGTCGAAGGAACTCATCGTTCCCGACGGCGTCGACCGTCCCGCGTGGGACCTCGGCCCGCTCATCATCCCGTTCTCGGCACTGCTCGGCTTTGCAGTGATTCCGATGGGTTCGGGAATCCATCTCGCCGACCCCGAGACCGGCCTGGTGTTCGCCTTCGCGGCGAGCTCCATCGCGTCGCTCGGACTCGTCATGATGGGCTACGCCTCGAACAACAAGTACTCGCTGCTCGGCGGACTCCGTGCGGTCGCATCCAACATCGCGTACGAGATCCCGCTGATCGTCACGGCCGCGTCCGTGGTCATCTTCACCGGGTCGTTGCAGATGAGTACAATCGTCGCCGAACAGACCACCAACACGCTGGCGGTCGTCGGCGGCGTCGCGATCCCCCAGTGGTTCGCGTTCGTCAACCCCTTCGCGTTCGTGCTGTTCGTCGTCGCGAACCTCGCGGAGGTCGGCCGGAACCCGTTCGACGTTCCGGAAGCACCGACCGAGATCGTCGCCGGATACCAGACGGAATACTCGTCGGTCTACTTCGTGCTCATCTACCTCGGGGAGTTCATCCACATCTTCCTGGGTGGGGCACTCGCGGCGACGCTGTTCCTCGGCGGCCCGGACGGTCCGGGTCCGGCGAGTCTCGGCATCGTCTGGTTCATCGCAAAGATCTGGGCCTTCTACCTGTTCACGCAGTGGGCCCGCTCGGCGCTACCGCGGCTCCGTATCGACCAGTTCATCGAGATCGGTTGGAAGGGCATGCTCGTGCTGTCCTTCGCTAACCTGGTGCTCACGGCCATCATCGTGGGAGTGATTGTATGATCGGACTACTGAAAGGGATGGCAACGACGATGAAGCACGCACTGGACGGCGAGACGTTCACGGTCGAATATCCGGACGTCGCGCCCGAAGTGAGCCCGCGGTTCCGCGGTGTTCACAAGTTCAGCCAGGAGCGGTGTATCTGGTGTCGACAGTGTGAGAACGTCTGTCCGAACGACACGATTCAGATCGTTCAGGACGACAAGCGCAACGGCGAGCAGTACAACCTCCACATCGGCCAGTGTATCTACTGCCGACTCTGTGAGGAGGTCTGCCCCGTCGACGCCATCCTCCTGACGCAGAACTTCGAGTTCACTGCAGACACGAAGAACGAATTCGTGTACAACAAAGAACAGTTGAAGAACGTCCCGTGGTACAAGGACATCGACCCCCTCAACTCGCGCAACCCCGACCGTGGCGCGTGGATCGGCGAGGGAGAAGGCGAGGTCGACTACCAATAACATCGAGAATCCCAGGATTTCGACCGCCAGAGGCCTCGAATGCCGCTGACGGCTCTCGAAATGTTCAAAGGGATTCCTCAAGGAGACACAAACAATGGTTTATGAAACCATCGCGTTCGCGCTGTTCGCCCTCGTCACCGTGGGCTGCAGCCTCGGCGTCGTCCTCGTGCGGGACGTCTGGCATTCCGCACTCCTGCTCGGGGGCGCGCTGTTGAGCGTCGCGGTGCATTACGTGATGTTGCAGGCGGAGTTCCTCGCCGCCATGCAGATCCTCGTCTACGTAGGCGGGGTTCTCATCCTCATTACGTTCGCCGTGATGCTGACGCGTACAGAACCGGAGGTGAGTAGTACATGACAACGAAACCGCGGCTGAACGACGACTTGAACCTGCTGCCGGGCCTCGCTGCCCTCGCACTGTTCGTCGTCCTGGCTGCCGTGTTCCTGCAGACGAGCTTCGGCGCCCCGCAAGGGTTCCCGGCCGACGCGAGCATCGTCGCCAGTATCGGCTACGCGATGTTCGACCTTGACTTCGGCGCGGTGGCGGGCGAGAGCTTCCTCGTCACGTTCCTCGTGATGGCCGTCGCGCTCGACGTCGCTATCGACGCCGCCGTCTATCTGGCGAAGCGCGACGACGGCTCGTTCCTGAGCGAGACGACGAGCAAGGCTCGTGCTGCGGCGGACAACGTCGTCCGGACCGACGGCGGTGCCGACGACACTGGGGGTGAGCACTGATGGTGCCCGCAGAGTGGTATCTGCTCCTCTCGGGGCTGATGTTCTGTATCGGTCTCTTCGGCATCCTGACGCGCCGCAACGCGCTGCTGTTCCTGATGTCCGTCGAGCTGATGCTGAACGCGGCGAACATCAACCTCGTCGCCTTCTCCTACCAGTGGGGGAACGTGACGGGGCAGACGTTCAGCCTGTTCACGATGGCGCTGGCGGCCGCGGAGGTCGCCGTCGGTATCGGTATCATCCTCGTGCTGTACCGCAACTTCAACGACATCGACGTGACGAAAGCAACGACCATGAGGTGGTAAGTTATGGCAGCATTCGACTACGTTCCGGCGATCGTTCTCCTGCCGTTCCTGTCGTTCCTGATCTCGGTGGGCGTCGCGCTCTCCGGTCGGGACCTGCTGCCGAAGGGCGGTGCGTTGCCCGGAATCGCAGCGACCGCAGGGGCGTTTCTCCTCTCCGTCTGGGCGGCTATCACCGTCGCAGGCGGCGAGTACTACAACCAACATCTCTACACGTGGGCGGCCATCGAAGGCAGCTTCGAGCTGAACTTCGGCGTCCTCATCGACCCGCTCAGCTCGATGATGCTCGTCATCGTGACGCTCGTCGCGCTGCTCGTCCACGTCTTCTCGCTCGGCTACATGAACGACGACGGCCAGACGGGCCTTCCCCGGTACTACGCCGGTCTCGGCCTGTTCTCGGCGTCCATGCTTGGGTTCGTCGTCGCCGACAACCTGCTCATGGCGTTCATGTTCTTCGAGCTGGTCGGGCTCTGCTCGTACCTGCTCATCGGCTTCTGGTTCCGCCAGTCCGGCCCGCCGAGCGCGGCGAAGAAGGCGTTCCTCGTCACCCGCTTCGGTGACTACTTCTTCCTCATCGGCGTCGTCGCCGTGTTCGCCACGTTCGGCACCGCGCAGTTCGCCGGTGCCGAGGCGTTCCCGACGATGGCCGAAGAGGCACTCGCCGGTAACCTGACGGTGAACACGTTCGGCTTCGACGCCCAGACGTGGTTCACCATCGTCGGCCTGCTCGTCCTCGGTGGCGTCGTCGGCAAGTCCGCGCAGTTCCCGCTGCACACGTGGCTGCCGGACGCCATGGAGGGTCCGACGCCCGTCTCCGCGCTCATCCACGCCGCGACGATGGTCGCAGCCGGTGTGTACCTCGTCGCGCGGATGTACGGTTTCTACGCGCTGACCCCGACGACGCTCGCCATCATCGCGTTCATCGGCGGCTTCACCGCCCTGTTCGCGGCGACGATGGGCGTCGTCAAGCGCGAAATCAAACAGGTGCTCGCGTACTCGACCATCTCCCAGTACGGCTACATGATGCTCGCGCTGGGTTCGGGCGGCTACATCGCCGCGACCTTCCACCTCATGACGCACGCCTTCTTCAAGGCACTGCTGTTCCTGGGTGCGGGGTCGGTCATCATCGCGATGCACCACAACGAGAACATGTGGGACATGGGCAACCTCAAGGAGAAGATGCCCGTGACCTACGCGACGTTCCTCGCCGGCTCGCTCGCGCTCGCCGGCATCTTCCCGTTCTCGGGCTTCTGGTCCAAGGACGAGGTGCTCTACGAGGCACTCATCCACGGTCTCGGCGGCAGCCCGCTGCTGCTCGCCGCGTGGGCGATGGGCCTGCTCGCCGTGTTCTTCACCGGGTTCTACACCTTCCGGATGGTCTTCCTGACCTTCCACGGTGACGCCCGCAGCGACACGGCGCGTGACCCCGTCAGCGTCGGCTGGAACGTCAAGGGTCCGCTGGCCGTCCTCGGCGTCCTCGCCGTCGCGGCTGGCTTCATCAACATGGTGCCGGTCGCGAAGCTGACGGGTGCCGAGATCGAGTTCCTACACAAGTGGCTCGAACACGGTCCCGCCGGTCTGACGAGCGAGCACTACGGCGAACTCATCCACGACTTCGCCGGCTACAGTTCCGGCTACCTCGTCGGCGGTGAACTCGGGACCGCGCTCGTCTCGGGTGGTGTCTCGCTGGGAGTCGCCCTTGCGGGCGTGCTCCTCGCCAACTCGCTGTACAACGTCCCCGAGCCGGTCGAACACACCGACAAGCTCGGCGGCATCAAGACGCTGCTCTACAACAACTACTACCAGGACGAGTACCAGGTCTGGCTCGCGGAGGGCGTCACGATGCCCATCTCGCGCGCCGCGGACACGTTCGACCAGGGCGTCGTCGACGGCGTCGTCAACGGCGTCTCCAGCGTCTCCCTGTTCACGGGCAGTCGCCTGAAGCGCGTCCAGACGGGTGTCGTGAGTAACTACGCGACGCTCCTGACGCTCGGGCTGACGGCACTGCTCGTCGTCTTCGGTCTGCTCGGAGGGTGGTTCTGATGATTATTGAAGCACTAATCGCGTTCACGTTCGTCGCCGCGCTGGTGACCTTCGTCGCACCGAACAAGGTCGCTGGCAAGCTGGCGTTCGGACTCAGTCTGGTTCCCATCGCCGGGAGCCTCCTGATGTGGAGCCAGTTCGACGCGACCGGCAACGCCCTGCTCGGCGGGTCGCTCGCGTTCGAAGAGACCTTCGAGTGGCTCACGCTCGCGGGCTACGAACTGTCGTGGCACACCGGTGTCGACGGCATTAGTATGCCGCTGGTCGTCCTGACGACGGTGCTCACGTCGCTGGCAATCGTCAGCGCGTGGACGCCCATCGACGACCGACAGTCGCAGTTCTACGGCCTCTTCCTGTTCATGGAGGCGAACCTCCTCGGCGTCTTCACGGCGCTGGACTTCTTCATGTGGTTCATCTTCTGGGAAGCGGTCCTCATCCCGATGTACTTCCTTGTCGGCGTCTGGGGCGGCCCGCGCCGCAAGTACGCCGCGATCAAGTTCTTCGTCTACACGAACATCGCATCGCTCGTGATGTTCATCGGCTTCATGGCACTGGTCTTCGGTCTCGGTGACTCGATCACGTCGCTGGGACTGCCGGAGATCGCACAGGCGCTCCGGGCCGACGAACTCGGGACGTTCTACGGCATCGACGCCGCGACGCTGAAGCTCGTCGCCTTCGTGGCGATGTTCCTCGGCTTCGGGGTCAAGGTGCCCATCGTCCCGCTACACACGTGGCTGCCGGACGCTCACGTCGAAGCACCCACGCCAGCGTCGGTCATGCTGGCCGGGGTGCTCCTGAAGATGGGGACGTACGCGCTGCTTCGGTTCAACTTCACGATGCTGCCCGAGACCGCCTCGGCACTCGCGATTCCCATCGCCGCCATCGCAGTCCTCAGCGTCATCTACGGCGCGATGCTCGCGTTGGCCCAGCAGGACCTGAAGCGCATCGTCGCGTACTCCTCCGTCTCGTCGATGGGCTACGTCATCCTCGGTCTCATCGCCTACACCGAATTCGGTGTCGGCGGTGCGACCTTCCAGATGATCGCCCACGGTCTCATCTCGGGGCTGATGTTCATGGCGGTCGGCGTCATCTACAACACGACGCACACGCGGATGGTCGGCGACATGTCCGGCATGGCCGACCGGATGCCCGTCACGACGGGCATCTTCATCGCCGGCGCGTTCGGTTACATGGGGCTGCCGCTCATGGCCGGCTTCGCGGGTGAGTTCTTCATCTTCGTCGGCTCCTTCGGGTCGACGGTGCTCCCCTACGCGCCGCTGTTCACGGCCGCGGCGATGTTCGGTATCGTCATCGTCGCCGGCTACCTGCTGCTCGCGATGCAGCGGACGCTGTTCGGGCAGTTCCGGCTGGAGACCGACTACGAGGTCGGTCCGGCCGCCCTGCACGACACGCTCCCGCTGGCAGTCCTGCTACTGCTCGTCATCGCGCTCGGTGTCGCACCGGAGCTGTTCTTCCAGATGATCACGGACGCAGTTAATCCGATTCTCCAGACGGGAGGTGGGCTGTGATGTTGCTGCAGTCGCAACTGCCCACGTGGACGGCGCTCGCCCCGGTCCTCATCCTGGGCCTGACGGCGCTCGTCCTGCTCGTCTTCGACAGTATCGACTCGGACTCGACCAACAGCACGCTGCTGGCTGGGACCTCCGTCGTCGGGTCGCTCTCGTCGCTGGCCTTCGCGGCCGCGTTCCTCGTCGAAGGTACCGGCCAGGTGTCGACGGGCGGTGAGATCACCCTCTACGGTGACGCGCTCGTCGTCGACGGGATGGCCCTGTTCTTCATGGCCATCTTCGCCAGCGTCGTCGCGATGGTCTCCATCGCGAGCTACGACTATCTGCGTGAAGACCAGCACCAGGCCGAGTTCTACACGCTCGTCCTGTTCGCCGCGACGGGGATGGGCCTCATGGCCGCCGCGAACTCGCTTGCGGTGGCGTTCGTGGCACTCGAACTCGCCTCGCTGCCCTCGTACGCGCTCGTCGCGTTCCTGAAGAAGAACCGCGGTTCCGTCGAGGCAGGCCTGAAGTACTTCCTCATCGGCGCGGTCTCCTCGGCCGTCTTCGCGTTCGGTATCAGCCTCGTCTACGCGGCGACCGGCGCGCTGACGTTCAGCGGCGTCGCCGCCGGGCTCGAAAACACCGAGTACGTCGGCGTCGCCGGTCTCGGCGTGCTGATGATCGCTGGTGGCTTCGCGTACAAGACCGCCTCCGTCCCGTTCCACTTCTGGGCACCGGAGGCCTACGAGGGTGCACCCGCACCCATCAGCGCGTTCCTCTCGTCGGCGTCGAAGGCGGCCGGCTTCGCCGTCGCCTTCCGCGTCTTCACCGAGGCGTTCGCGCTCTCGGTCATCCCGGCGGGTATCGACTGGGTGCTGCTCTTCGGCATCCTCGCCGTCGTCACGATGACGCTCGGTAACTTCGCGGCCGCGACCCAGGACAACGTCAAGCGGATGCTTGGTTACTCCTCGATCGGCCACGCGGGTTACGCGCTCATCGGTCTCGCGGCACTCTCCGCGGGGAGCGCGCAGAACGGCAACGTCCTCGGAGCCAGCATGGCTCACCTGCTCGTCTACGGCTTCATGAACACGGGTGCGTTCCTGTTCATCGCCCTGACCGAGTACTGGGACGTCGGCCGGACCTTCGAGGACTTCAACGGCCTGGCGAAACAGGCACCCGTCGCCTGCGCGGCGATGACGGTGTTCATGTTCAGCCTCGCCGGCCTGCCGCCGTTCGGCGGGTTCTTCTCGAAGTACTTCCTGTTCGCCGGTGCCATCGGTGCCGGCTTCTGGTGGCTCGCCGCCGTCGGCGCGGTCAACAGCGCGCTGTCGCTGTTCTACTACTCCCGCGTCGTCAAGGCGATGTGGATCGAAGACCCCGACGGGGAGTTCGAACTGCAGGGCCGCCCGGTCGGTCTCTACGCTGCGGTGATGGTCGCGGCACTCGGAACGCTCGTGCTCCTGCCCGGCATCGCGCCGGTCATCGAGACGGCGCAGTCCGTCGCCGCCGCACTGTTCGCGTAGACCGACTTCCGGATTTCTCACCGTTTCTCCGTTCTTTCACCCCCCGAGCACCGCACAGCGACGCCGAACCCCCGCGTGTGGTACCCTCACCGTCGCTGTCGCCCCGTCACCCGTGAAGCGTGGGACGGTAGGCCTTTCACTCACGAGAACGACCGAGAGATATGGTCAGCCGGTTGGTGCTTGGCTGTGGCTCCGTCGGGCACGACATCGTCGACGAGATCACGGACCGTGGCGGCCGGGTCCACGTCATCACCGACGAGCAGAGTCGCGTCACCGCCCTCAGAGACGAGCGGGTCCGCGCGACCAACGCGGACCCGACGGACCCGAGTGCCTACCCGGATCACACGGACGTCGTCATCGTCGCCGACGCCGACCCCGACCGCAACCGACGAGCGGCACTCGCGGCCCGCGAGCGGTATCCCGACGCGTTCATCATGGCGACGACGGGCACCGGCGCGGACGAGGAGACGAAGGCGGCCATCGCCGCCGTCGCCGACCGCGTCGTCGACCTCGAACGGACGCTCGTCGACCGTCTGCTCGACGTCACCACCGGCGACGACGCCCAGCGGATGCGGAAACTGCTCGGCGTCCTCCGAAACCTCGACGGCCCGCTGGCGGTCGTCACACACGACAACCCCGACCCCGACGCCATCGCGAGTGCCCTCGCGTTGACGAAGGTCGCCGAGTCGGTCGGCGTCGACGCCAACGCCTGCTACTTCGGCGACATCAGCCACCAGGAGAACCGCGCGCTCGTCAACCTACTCGACATCGGGATGACGCGGCTCAACCGCGAGACGGCCGTCCAGAACTACGCTGGTGTCGCGCTCGTCGACCACTCGCGGCCCGGCGTCAACGACGGGCTTCCGACCGACACCGTCATCGACATCGTCGTCGACCACCATCCGCCGCGAGCACCGGTCGAGGCGCGCTTCGTCGACCTCCGGAGCGACGTGGGGGCGACGAGCACGCTCTTGGCCAAATATCTGAGCTTCTTCGGCATCACGCCCGACCGGACGGTGGCGACGGCACTGCTCTACGGCATCCGCGTCGACACCAAGGAGTTCACGCGCGAGGTCTCCGCGAGCGACTTCGAGGCCGCCGCGTTCCTCCGTGAGTACGCCGACGAGGGGGTGCTCGACCGTGTCGAGGCACCGAGCGTCAGCCCCGACACCTTCGAGACCATCGCCCGAGCCATCCGGAACCGGGAGGTCCGCGGCGAGGCACTGGCCTCGTCCGTCGGCGAGATCCGCGACCGCGACGCGCTCGCCCAAGCCGCCGACCGCCTCCTGAACATGGAGGGGGTGACGACGACGCTCGTCTACGGTTTCATGGACGGCACCGTCTACGCCTCCGGCCGAGCGCGCGGCGCGGACCTCGACCTCGGCGAGACGCTCAGAGACGCCTTCGACCAGATCGGCAGCGCGGGCGGCCACGCCGACATGGCGGGGGCACAGATTCCGCTCGGCATCCTCGGCGAGGTCGGTGGCGACTCGTCGGACTCGCTCGCGGACGTCGTCCGCGAGAGTATCTCCGGGCGGTTCTTCGAGACGCTTCCCGACGCACCCGCGGCCCCGGCACTCGGTGACGACCTCGCACGGGAGGTGCCGGGACTCGACCTGTCGGCAGTGGAGAGCGAACCGGCGAGCGACCCGGAGACAGAGGCGGAGCCGGCGGAAGCAGACGACTTCGAGACGGACGAGGAGGATGGCAGCACCGACGAGACGAGCGCGGTCGACCAGGGAGAGCCGGACGCGTGACTCGTGGGACGGACACCAACCTTTTGCTACCGAGCGACGTAGCGGCGACAATGAGCGGGAAAGCCACAGTGAAAGAGTATATGACGAGAGACGTCCAGACCGTCTCCCCGGACGATACGGTCTCGGACGTCGCCCGCCGTATCGTCGAAAGCGACGGACACAACGGCTTTCCCGTCTGTCAGGGACGGCGCGTCGAGGGGTTCGTGACCGCCCGCGACCTCCTCTTGGCGGACGACGAGGCACCGATCTTCACCGTGATGACGAACGACCTCGTCGTCGCTCACCCCGAGATGAAGGTCACCGACGCCGCCCGCGTCATCCTCCGGTCGGGCATCCAGAAACTGCCCGTCGTCGACGACGCGTCGAATCTCGTCGGCATCATCTCGAACACGGATGTAGTTCGTTCACAGATCGAACGAGCCACGCCCGAGAAGGTCGGCAAACTGATGCGGACGCTCGAGCAGATTCACGGTATCAACGTCACCCAGGAGAAGCGGAAAGTGAAACTCGCGGACCTCATCCCGACGCAGGCGCGGGTCTACGCCGACGAACTGGAGGGGCGACAGTACGAACTCGAACGCGGTCTCGCCGAACCGCTCGTCGTCATCGACAACGAACGGACACTCCTGCTCGCCGACGGCCACCACCGCGTGATGGCGGCGCACCGCCTCGGTATCGAGGAGATGGAGGCGTCCGTCATCGTCGTCGACGCCGATGTCGAACTCGGGATGGAGCGAACCGCCGAGAAGGAGGGACTGCACTCCATCGAAGACATCTCCGTCGTCGACTACGCCCGTCATCCGCTCGTCGAGAAGACGAAGCGGTTCCAGTGAGCGGGCAGTCGGCCCGTTTCGTTCCAGTAGCTGACTAGTCGAACCGTTTAGGTGACAGCCGAGCGACTGCCTCAGCCAATGGCCCTCGCTATCGACTTCGCTCGGTTCCTCCTCCTCGGTCTCGTCGTCGGCCTCGTCGGAACCGTCGCCCGCGACGGTCTCTCCGCGCTGTCTCGACGGACACTCGTCGGCTGGTGTGGTCTCGTCATCGTCCTCGTGGGGTTCCTGCTCGTCACGTCGCCGCGGGAGCTTCGGGACACCGGACTGCAACTCGTCGTCGTCCTGTTTCTGGCGACCGCCTTCTGGGTCTACTACGACGGCCTGGAGCGTCTCGGGAACCTCGAAGCGTCCCTGTGGGCACTCGTCGTCCTCTGTCTCGGCGGCCTGTCGCTGTTCAGCGTCGGCTACACTGTCGCCGCTGTCGTCGCCACCGCGGGCTATGTCGTTCGGACGCGAGTCGTCAGTGGGACCAGCGACCCGGCCGCGTGAGAGGCGACCGACAGAAGCGTTAACCGCGGTCCACCCGCAGAGACGACAATGTCACAGCCCTCCACGACGACCGACCGCGGCGAGGGAGGTGAGTCGCCGCCGACGGCCGACGCGACGCCCGCCGTCTCGGTGCGGAACCTCACCAAACGCTACGGCGACCTCGTCGCCGTCGACGACGTCTCGCTCGACGTCGAACCCGGCACCGTCGTCGGCCTGCTCGGCCCGAACGGCGCGGGCAAGACGACGCTCATCAAGTCGATGCTCGGGCTGGTCGTTCCCTCCACTGGCACCGTCCACATCGGCGACGTCGACGTCCACGCGGACCCGGCGACGGCCTACCGACACGTCGGCGCGATGCTCGAAGGCGCGCGCAACGTCTACTGGCGACTCACCGTCCGCGAGAACCTCAACTTCTTCGCGGGTCTCTCGGGACAGTCACCGAAGGACGTCCGCGACCGTCACGACCGTTTGCTCGAACAGTTCGGCCTGACCGACAAGGCCGACGTCGCGGTCAACGACCTCTCACGCGGCATGAAACAGAAGGTCGCCCTGGCCTGTACCCTCTCGCGGGACGTCGACGTGGCCTTCCTCGACGAGCCGACGCTCGGTCTCGACGTGGAGAGTTCGGTCGACCTCCGCCGGGAACTCCGGCGACTCGCCGACGACGAGGCGATGACGGTCGTCCTCTCCAGTCACGACATGGACGTCATCGAGGCCGTCTGCGACCGGGTCGTCATCGTCAACGAGGGGCGCGTCGTCGCCGACGACACCGTCGACGACCTCGTCGGTCTCTTCCGGACCCAGAGCTACCGGATCGCACTCGCGGGCGAGCCGTCGGCGTCGCTGCGCGAGCGGCTCGACAGCGCGTACGACGTCACCGGCTGGCAGCCCGCGAACGGTCCCGGCGAGACCGTGACGTTCGAGGTGACGCTCGCCGACGGGAGCGAACTGCACGCGCTCCTCGGCGACGTGCTCGACGCGGGCTGT includes these proteins:
- a CDS encoding NADH-quinone oxidoreductase subunit J; this encodes MVYETIAFALFALVTVGCSLGVVLVRDVWHSALLLGGALLSVAVHYVMLQAEFLAAMQILVYVGGVLILITFAVMLTRTEPEVSST
- a CDS encoding DHH family phosphoesterase, coding for MVSRLVLGCGSVGHDIVDEITDRGGRVHVITDEQSRVTALRDERVRATNADPTDPSAYPDHTDVVIVADADPDRNRRAALAARERYPDAFIMATTGTGADEETKAAIAAVADRVVDLERTLVDRLLDVTTGDDAQRMRKLLGVLRNLDGPLAVVTHDNPDPDAIASALALTKVAESVGVDANACYFGDISHQENRALVNLLDIGMTRLNRETAVQNYAGVALVDHSRPGVNDGLPTDTVIDIVVDHHPPRAPVEARFVDLRSDVGATSTLLAKYLSFFGITPDRTVATALLYGIRVDTKEFTREVSASDFEAAAFLREYADEGVLDRVEAPSVSPDTFETIARAIRNREVRGEALASSVGEIRDRDALAQAADRLLNMEGVTTTLVYGFMDGTVYASGRARGADLDLGETLRDAFDQIGSAGGHADMAGAQIPLGILGEVGGDSSDSLADVVRESISGRFFETLPDAPAAPALGDDLAREVPGLDLSAVESEPASDPETEAEPAEADDFETDEEDGSTDETSAVDQGEPDA
- a CDS encoding NADH-quinone oxidoreductase subunit N; protein product: MLLQSQLPTWTALAPVLILGLTALVLLVFDSIDSDSTNSTLLAGTSVVGSLSSLAFAAAFLVEGTGQVSTGGEITLYGDALVVDGMALFFMAIFASVVAMVSIASYDYLREDQHQAEFYTLVLFAATGMGLMAAANSLAVAFVALELASLPSYALVAFLKKNRGSVEAGLKYFLIGAVSSAVFAFGISLVYAATGALTFSGVAAGLENTEYVGVAGLGVLMIAGGFAYKTASVPFHFWAPEAYEGAPAPISAFLSSASKAAGFAVAFRVFTEAFALSVIPAGIDWVLLFGILAVVTMTLGNFAAATQDNVKRMLGYSSIGHAGYALIGLAALSAGSAQNGNVLGASMAHLLVYGFMNTGAFLFIALTEYWDVGRTFEDFNGLAKQAPVACAAMTVFMFSLAGLPPFGGFFSKYFLFAGAIGAGFWWLAAVGAVNSALSLFYYSRVVKAMWIEDPDGEFELQGRPVGLYAAVMVAALGTLVLLPGIAPVIETAQSVAAALFA
- a CDS encoding CBS pair associated ParBc domain-containing protein translates to MSGKATVKEYMTRDVQTVSPDDTVSDVARRIVESDGHNGFPVCQGRRVEGFVTARDLLLADDEAPIFTVMTNDLVVAHPEMKVTDAARVILRSGIQKLPVVDDASNLVGIISNTDVVRSQIERATPEKVGKLMRTLEQIHGINVTQEKRKVKLADLIPTQARVYADELEGRQYELERGLAEPLVVIDNERTLLLADGHHRVMAAHRLGIEEMEASVIVVDADVELGMERTAEKEGLHSIEDISVVDYARHPLVEKTKRFQ
- a CDS encoding complex I subunit 4 family protein, encoding MIIEALIAFTFVAALVTFVAPNKVAGKLAFGLSLVPIAGSLLMWSQFDATGNALLGGSLAFEETFEWLTLAGYELSWHTGVDGISMPLVVLTTVLTSLAIVSAWTPIDDRQSQFYGLFLFMEANLLGVFTALDFFMWFIFWEAVLIPMYFLVGVWGGPRRKYAAIKFFVYTNIASLVMFIGFMALVFGLGDSITSLGLPEIAQALRADELGTFYGIDAATLKLVAFVAMFLGFGVKVPIVPLHTWLPDAHVEAPTPASVMLAGVLLKMGTYALLRFNFTMLPETASALAIPIAAIAVLSVIYGAMLALAQQDLKRIVAYSSVSSMGYVILGLIAYTEFGVGGATFQMIAHGLISGLMFMAVGVIYNTTHTRMVGDMSGMADRMPVTTGIFIAGAFGYMGLPLMAGFAGEFFIFVGSFGSTVLPYAPLFTAAAMFGIVIVAGYLLLAMQRTLFGQFRLETDYEVGPAALHDTLPLAVLLLLVIALGVAPELFFQMITDAVNPILQTGGGL
- a CDS encoding NuoI/complex I 23 kDa subunit family protein, whose product is MIGLLKGMATTMKHALDGETFTVEYPDVAPEVSPRFRGVHKFSQERCIWCRQCENVCPNDTIQIVQDDKRNGEQYNLHIGQCIYCRLCEEVCPVDAILLTQNFEFTADTKNEFVYNKEQLKNVPWYKDIDPLNSRNPDRGAWIGEGEGEVDYQ
- the nuoK gene encoding NADH-quinone oxidoreductase subunit NuoK; this encodes MVPAEWYLLLSGLMFCIGLFGILTRRNALLFLMSVELMLNAANINLVAFSYQWGNVTGQTFSLFTMALAAAEVAVGIGIILVLYRNFNDIDVTKATTMRW
- the nuoL gene encoding NADH-quinone oxidoreductase subunit L, yielding MAAFDYVPAIVLLPFLSFLISVGVALSGRDLLPKGGALPGIAATAGAFLLSVWAAITVAGGEYYNQHLYTWAAIEGSFELNFGVLIDPLSSMMLVIVTLVALLVHVFSLGYMNDDGQTGLPRYYAGLGLFSASMLGFVVADNLLMAFMFFELVGLCSYLLIGFWFRQSGPPSAAKKAFLVTRFGDYFFLIGVVAVFATFGTAQFAGAEAFPTMAEEALAGNLTVNTFGFDAQTWFTIVGLLVLGGVVGKSAQFPLHTWLPDAMEGPTPVSALIHAATMVAAGVYLVARMYGFYALTPTTLAIIAFIGGFTALFAATMGVVKREIKQVLAYSTISQYGYMMLALGSGGYIAATFHLMTHAFFKALLFLGAGSVIIAMHHNENMWDMGNLKEKMPVTYATFLAGSLALAGIFPFSGFWSKDEVLYEALIHGLGGSPLLLAAWAMGLLAVFFTGFYTFRMVFLTFHGDARSDTARDPVSVGWNVKGPLAVLGVLAVAAGFINMVPVAKLTGAEIEFLHKWLEHGPAGLTSEHYGELIHDFAGYSSGYLVGGELGTALVSGGVSLGVALAGVLLANSLYNVPEPVEHTDKLGGIKTLLYNNYYQDEYQVWLAEGVTMPISRAADTFDQGVVDGVVNGVSSVSLFTGSRLKRVQTGVVSNYATLLTLGLTALLVVFGLLGGWF
- a CDS encoding complex I subunit 1/NuoH family protein, with the translated sequence MTGALLQSQTPLVDTIANLLGIDGTLGAIVASLIGAFLIANLLLVQTAVAGPWAKRKITAAFTDRIAVNRVGPFGLLVIVADAVRLLSKELIVPDGVDRPAWDLGPLIIPFSALLGFAVIPMGSGIHLADPETGLVFAFAASSIASLGLVMMGYASNNKYSLLGGLRAVASNIAYEIPLIVTAASVVIFTGSLQMSTIVAEQTTNTLAVVGGVAIPQWFAFVNPFAFVLFVVANLAEVGRNPFDVPEAPTEIVAGYQTEYSSVYFVLIYLGEFIHIFLGGALAATLFLGGPDGPGPASLGIVWFIAKIWAFYLFTQWARSALPRLRIDQFIEIGWKGMLVLSFANLVLTAIIVGVIV